A stretch of the Neofelis nebulosa isolate mNeoNeb1 chromosome 1, mNeoNeb1.pri, whole genome shotgun sequence genome encodes the following:
- the SLITRK5 gene encoding SLIT and NTRK-like protein 5: MHTCCPPITLEQDLHRKMHSWMLQSLAFALTSLVLSCAETIDYYGEICDNACPCEEKDGILTVSCENRGIISLSEISPPRFPVYHLLLSGNLLNRLYPNEFVNYTGASILHLGSNVIQDIETGAFHGLRGLRRLHLNNNKLELLRDDTFLGLESLEYLQVDYNYISVIEPNAFGKLHLLQVLILNDNLLSSLPNNLFRFVPLTHLDLRGNRLKLLPYVGLLQHMDKVVELQLEENPWNCSCELISLKDWLDSISYSALVGDVVCETPFRLHGRDLDEVSKQELCPRKLISDYEMRPQTPLSTTGYLHTTPASVNSVATSSSAVYKPPLKPPKGTRQPNKPRVRPTSRQPSKDLGYSNYGPSIAYQTKSPVPLECPTACTCNLQISDLGLNVNCQERKIESIAELQPKPYNPKKMYLTENYIAVVRRSDFLEATGLDLLHLGNNRISMIQDRAFGDLTNLRRLYLNGNRIERLSPELFYGLQSLQYLFLQYNLIREIQSGTFDPVPNLQLLFLNNNLLQAMPSGVFSGLTLLRLNLRSNHFTSLPVSGVLDQLKSLIQIDLHDNPWDCTCDVVGMKLWVEQLKVGVLVDEVICKAPKKFAETDMRSIKSELLCPDYSDVVVSTPTPSSIQVPARTSAVTPAVRSNSTGAPAGLGAGGGASSVPLSVLILSLLLVFIMSVFVAAGLFVLVMKRRKKNQSDHTSTNNSDVSSFNMQYSVYGGGGGAGGHPHAHVHHRGPALPKVKTPAGHVYEYIPHPLGHMCKNPIYRSREGNSVEDYKDLHELKVTYSSNHHLQQQPPPPPPPPQPQQQPPPPLQLQPGEEERRESHHLRSPAYSVSTIEPREDLLSPVQDADRFYRGILEPDKHCSTTPAGNSLPEYPKFPCSPAAYTFSPNYDLRRPHQYLHPGAGDSRLREPVLYSPPSAVFVEPNRNEYLELKAKLNVEPDYLEVLEKQTTFSQF, translated from the coding sequence ATGCACACTTGCTGCCCCCCAATAACTTTGGAACAGGACCTTCACAGAAAAATGCATAGCTGGATGCTGCAGAGTCTAGCGTTTGCTCTAACATCTCTCGTCCTTTCGTGTGCAGAAACCATCGATTATTATGGGGAAATCTGTGACAATGCATGTCCTTGTGAGGAAAAGGACGGCATTTTAACTGTGAGCTGTGAAAACCGGGGGATCATCAGCCTCTCTGAAATTAGCCCTCCCCGTTTCCCAGTCTACCACCTCCTGTTGTCTGGAAACCTTTTGAACCGTCTCTATCCCAATGAGTTTGTCAATTACACCGGGGCTTCAATTTTGCATCTGGGTAGCAACGTTATCCAGGACATTGAGACTGGGGCTTTCCACGGGCTGCGGGGTTTAAGGAGATTGCATCTGAACAATAATAAACTGGAACTTCTGCGAGATGATACCTTCCTCGGCCTGGAGAGCCTGGAGTACCTACAGGTCGATTACAATTACATCAGTGTCATTGAACCCAATGCTTTTGGGAAACTGCATTTATTGCAGGTGCTTATCCTCAATGACAATCTCTTGTCCAGTTTACCCAACAACCTCTTCCGTTTTGTGCCCTTAACGCACTTGGACCTGCGGGGGAACCGGCTGAAACTTCTGCCCTATGTGGGGCTGTTGCAGCACATGGATAAAGTTGTGGAGTTACAGCTGGAAGAAAACCCCTGGAATTGCTCCTGCGAGCTGATCTCTCTCAAGGATTGGTTGGACAGTATCTCCTACTCAGCCCTGGTGGGGGATGTGGTTTGTGAGACCCCCTTCCGCTTACACGGCCGGGATTTGGACGAGGTGTCCAAGCAGGAACTTTGCCCAAGGAAACTTATTTCAGATTATGAGATGAGGCCACAGACGCCTTTGAGCACCACGGGGTATCTACACACTACCCCAGCCTCGGTGAATTCCGTGGCCACTTCTTCCTCTGCTGTTTACAAACCCCCCTTAAAGCCCCCTAAGGGGACTCGCCAACCCAACAAGCCCAGAGTGCGCCCCACCTCTCGGCAGCCCTCCAAGGACTTGGGCTACAGCAACTATGGCCCCAGCATCGCCTACCAGACCAAATCTCCGGTGCCTTTGGAGTGTCCCACCGCGTGCACTTGCAACCTACAAATCTCCGATCTGGGCCTCAACGTCAACTGCCAGGAGCGCAAAATCGAGAGCATCGCGGAGCTGCAGCCCAAGCCCTACAACCCCAAGAAGATGTATCTGACGGAGAACTACATTGCGGTTGTGCGCAGGAGCGACTTCCTGGAGGCTACGGGGCTGGACCTCCTACACCTGGGCAACAACCGAATCTCCATGATCCAGGACCGCGCTTTCGGCGATCTCACCAACCTGAGGCGCCTCTACCTAAATGGCAACAGGATTGAGAGGCTGAGCCCGGAGTTGTtctatggcctgcaaagcctgcAGTATCTCTTCCTCCAGTACAATCTCATACGTGAGATTCAGTCTGGGACTTTCGACCCGGTCCCAAACCTCCAGCTGCTATTTCTGAATAACAACCTCCTGCAGGCCATGCCCTCAGGCGTCTTCTCAGGCCTGACCCTTCTCAGGCTGAACCTAAGGAGTAACCATTTCACCTCCTTGCCCGTGAGTGGAGTTCTGGACCAGCTCAAGTCACTCATCCAAATCGACCTGCATGACAACCCTTGGGATTGTACCTGCGACGTGGTGGGCATGAAGCTGTGGGTCGAACAGCTCAAAGTGGGTGTCTTGGTGGATGAGGTCATCTGCAAGGCGCCCAAGAAGTTTGCGGAGACCGATATGCGCTCCATTAAGTCGGAGCTGCTGTGTCCAGACTACTCTGACGTGGTGGTTTCCACGCCCACGCCCTCTTCCATCCAGGTTCCGGCGAGGACCAGCGCGGTGACCCCCGCGGTCCGGTCGAACAGCACCGGGGCCCCCGCGGGCTTGGGCGCGGGGGGAGGTGCGTCGTCGGTGCCCCTGTCGGTGTTGATTCTCAGCCTGCTGCTGGTTTTTATCATGTCCGTCTTCGTGGCCGCCGGGCTCTTCGTGCTGGTTATGAAGCGCAGGAAGAAGAACCAGAGCGACCACACCAGCACCAACAACTCCGACGTGAGCTCCTTCAACATGCAGTACAGCGTatacggcggcggcggcggcgcgggagGCCACCCGCACGCGCACGTGCACCACCGTGGGCCCGCGCTGCCCAAGGTGAAGACGCCCGCGGGCCACGTGTACGAGTACATCCCCCATCCACTGGGCCACATGTGCAAAAACCCCATCTACCGCTCCCGAGAGGGCAACTCCGTGGAGGATTACAAAGACCTGCACGAGCTCAAGGTCACCTACAGCAGCAACCACCACCTgcagcagcagccgccgccgccgccgccgccgccgcagccgcagcagcagccccCGCCGCCTCTGCAGCTGCAgccgggggaggaggagaggcgggAAAGCCACCACTTGCGGAGTCCCGCCTATAGCGTCAGCACCATCGAGCCCCGGGAGGACCTACTGTCGCCGGTGCAGGACGCCGACCGCTTTTACAGGGGCATTTTAGAACCAGACAAACACTGCTCCACCACCCCCGCCGGCAACAGCCTCCCGGAATATCCCAAATTCCCGTGCAGCCCCGCTGCTTACACTTTCTCCCCAAACTATGACCTGAGACGCCCCCATCAGTATTTGCACCCGGGGGCAGGGGACAGCAGGCTGCGGGAACCGGTGCTCTACAGCCCTCCCAGTGCTGTCTTTGTAGAACCCAACCGGAACGAGTATCTGGagttaaaagcaaaactaaacgtTGAGCCGGACTACCTCGAAGTGCTGGAAAAACAGACCACATTTAGCCAGTTCTAA